A segment of the Bradyrhizobium sp. CCBAU 53340 genome:
ATGATGACGAACTCGGAACAGGATCGCTGGTCACGCGTGAAGAATCGGCTGCGCTCGAACGTTGGCGAAGACGTCTATACGAGCTGGTTTGCGCGCATGGATCTCGAAGGCGTGCAGGAAGAGAGCGTGCGACTGTCGGTGCCGACGCGCTTCCTGAAGAGCTGGATCCAGGCCCATTATGCCGAGCGCGTGCTGTCATGCTGGCAGGCCGAGATGCCGGAAGTGCATCGCATCGACCTCACCGTCCGCTCCGCGGTGCGCCCGGTGGTGCAGCCGAAGGAAGCGCCCGCGCCGGTCGAGGCGCGCCGTGCGCCCGCCCCCGAGCTGCGCTCGACTGCCACCGCGCCTGTTTCCGCCAATCATGATGCGCTCGGCGGCTCCCCGCTCGATCCGCGCCTGACCTTTGCAAGCTTCGTCGTCGGCCGCTCCAACACGCTGGCCCATGCGGCCGCGCGCCAGGTCGCGGAAGGTCGCCGCGGCGACCCCGTGATGTTCAACCCGCTCTACATCCATGCCGGCGTTGGCCTCGGCAAGACGCATCTGCTCCAGGCCGTGACCTGGGCCGGCAATTCCGGCAACGAGCGCAAGGTGCTCTATCTCACCGCGGAAAAATTCATGTACGGCTTCGTCGCCGCGCTGAAGACGCAGACGGCGCTCGCCTTCAAGGAAGCGCTGCGCGGCATCGACGTGCTCGTGATCGACGATCTCCAGTTCCTGCAGGGCAAGTCGACCCAGGCCGAGTTCTGTCACACGCTGAACGCGCTGATCGATGCCGGCCGCCAGGTCGTGATCGCGGCCGACCGTCCGCCGTCCGATCTCGAGAGCCTGGACGACCGCGTCCGCTCGCGGCTCGCCGGCGGCCTCGTGGTCGAGATGGGCTCGCTCGGCGAGGAGCTGCGCCACGGCATTCTCAAATCGCGCGTCGCGGCGGCCCGCACCCATCATGCGACTTTCGACGTCCCGGAAGAGGTGCTGCATTATCTGGCGCGCGCCATCACCCATAACGGCAGGGATCTCGAAGGCGCGATCAACCGGCTGCTCGCTCACTCAAAGCTGAACAACCAGCCGGTGACGCTGGAGATGGCCGAACGCGAGGTGCGCGACCTGATCCGCCCCTCGGAGCCGAAGCGGATCAAGATCGAGGACATCCAGCGCGTGGTGGCGCGGCAGTATAATGTCAGCCGCTCCGACCTCCTCTCCTCGCGCCGCACCGCCAACGTGGTGCGCCCGCGCCAGGTGGCGATGTACCTCGCCAAGACGCTGACCCTGCGCTCGCTCCCCGAGATCGGCCGCCGCTTCGGTGGCCGCGACCACACCACGGTGCTGCACGCCGTGCGCAAGATCGAGGCCCTGGTGTCCAAGGACAATGCGCTGTCCGAGGAAGTGGAGTCGCTGAAGCGCCAGCTTCAGGAATAAACGCCTAAGGCTTTCCCCCACCACCACCCGCCGTCCCGGCCATGCCAGGACGGCGGGTTTCGTTTGGGCGGGTAAATCGTGGGGAACTGGCTCCCGCTCCCTTGAATCCCGGGGCCATCCGCGCCACCTTGCGCGACCCTGAGGGCTTTGGTCATATCGGCTGGATGATCCGGCCTTCCCAGGGTCTTCGGTGCCGCGGCGCGTTGTCCTCCGCCCGGCTTTTTCCATCTTTGGGGATCGGGCGAGTAGTGCAATGAAGGTTACGGTCGAACGCGCGCAACTCCTGAAATCGCTTGGCCATGTCCACCGCGTGGTCGAGCGCCGCAACACGATTCCGATCCTGGGCAACGTGCTGGTGCGCGCCGAGAACGCGAAATTGTCGCTGAAGGCAACCGACCTCGACCTCGAGGTGACCGAGACGCTGCCGGCGGAAACCGCGACAGCCGGCTCGACCACGGTGCCGGCGCACATGTTCTACGACATCGTGCGCAAGCTGCCTGACGGTTCGCAGATCGTGCTGGAGGCCGACGGTGATCGCGCCGTGCTGGCAATCCGCGCCGGCCGCTCGCGCTTCACGCTGCAGACCCTCCCCGAGAACGATTTTCCTGACCTTGCTGCCGGCGACCTCTCGCATTCGTTCAATCTCGCCGCCAAGGACGTCAAGCGGCTGATCGACCGCACCCAGTTCGCGATCTCGACGGAGGAGACGCGCTATTACCTCAACGGCATCTATCTGCACGCGGCCGGAACCGCGAAGGCCGCGACCTTGCGCGGCGTCGCCACTGACGGCCACCGGCTCGCCCAGCTCGATCTGGTGCAGCCCAAGGGCGCCGAGGGCATGCCCGGCGTGATCGTGCCGCGCAAGACGGTCGGCGAGGTGCAGCGCCTGATCGAGGACACCGATGCCGAGATGACGATCGAGCTGTCGCAGGCCAAGATCCGCTTCACCATCGGCAACGTGGTGCTGACCTCGAAGCTGATCGACGGCACCTTCCCCGATTACGGCCGCGTCATTCCGCAAGGAAACGACAAGGAGCTCGTCGTCGACAAGAAGGACTTTGAGAACGCGGTCGACCGCGTCTCCACCATCTCCAGCGAGCGCGGCCGCGCGGTCAAACTGTCGCTGTCGGCGGGCAAGCTGGTGCTGTCGGTGACCAACCCGGATTCAGGCAGCGCCACCGAAGAGCTCGAGGTCGAGTACGCCTCCGACGCCCTCGATATCGGCTTCAACTCCCGCTATTTGCTCGACATCGCCGCCCAGATCGAAGGCGACGTCGCAGTGCTGAAGCTCGCCGACCCCGGCTCGCCGACGCTGGTGCAGGACAAGGACGACAAGAGCGCGCTGTACGTGCTGATGCCGATGCGGGTGTGAGGGGCTACCGGCCTTCTTCGCACTGATTACATCCGTCATGGCCGGGCTTGTCCCGGCCATCCACGTCTTCAGAGCCAAGAACGTGGGTGCCCGGCACAAGGCCGGGCATGACGTAAAGCGGATTTCCATGACCCCCTCGCGCATTCATCGCCTGACGCTGACGCATTTTCGCAATTACCGGGCGGCGGGGCTCGAGACGGCGGCCGACATGGTGGCGCTGGTCGGGCCGAACGGGGCGGGCAAGACCAATTGCATCGAGGCGATCTCGTTCCTGTCGCCGGGACGGGGCCTGCGGCGCGCCACGCTGGAGGATGTCGCCGACAACCAGGGCGACGGCTCATGGGCCGTGTCCGCGCAGGTCGAGGGCGCGCTGGGGCTCGCCACGCTCGGCACCGGCATCGAGCCGCCGCGCGCGGATGCTGCGGTGAGCCGGCGCTGCCGCATCGACCGCGAACCGGTGAATTCCGCAGCCAGCTTCGGCGACCACATCCGCATGGTGTGGCTGACGCCGGCGATGGACGGGCTATTCATGGGCGCGGCGTCCGAGCGGCGGCGCTTCTTCGATCGCCTGGTGCTCGCCATCGACAGCGAGCATTCCAGCCGCATCAACGCGCTGGAGCGCTCCCTACGTTCGCGCAACCGCCTGCTCGAGACGCGCAATTACGACGACCATTGGTGCGACGCGATCGAGCGCGAGACCGCCGAGCTTGCCGTCGCCGTCGCCGCAACGCGCGGCCAGACCGCGGCGCGGCTCACCGGCATGCTGAATGCGCGCGCGCAGGCGTCCGCGTTTCCCTCAGCGCAAATCGCGCTCGACGGCTGGATGGAGAACGCGCTGCTCGAGGAGACCGCGACCTCGGTCGAGGACCGCTACCGCCAGATCCTGCGCGACAACCGGCCGCGCGATGCCATTGCCGGCCGCACCACCGACGGCCCGCATCTCACCGACCTCCAGGTCGTCTATGCGCCAAAAAGCATGCCGGCGCGCGATGCCTCCACCGGCGAGCAGAAGGCGCTCCTGATCGGCCTCGTGCTGGCGCACGCGACGCTGGTCGCCGAGATGACCGGCATCGTGCCGCTCTTGCTGCTCGACGAGGTCGTCGCCCATCTCGATCCCAACAGGCGCGCCGCGCTGTTCGACGAGCTGCGCAAGCTCGGCGCGCAGGTGTGGCTCACCGGCGCCGATCCTGCTGCATTTGCCGAGATCGGCGCAGGAGGCGAAGTGTTCGACGTCGAGAGCGGACGCGTTTCCGCCCGGCGCTAGCCCGTTTTGTTGAACCCGGCCTATTCGGAACGCGACTAGAACTGTGAGGCCGCACTGGGCGGTGTCGCAGCCGTTGCAGTCGCGCGATCGACACGCGCGATATCCCTGGAGAGAAAGACCATGACGACGGTAAGGCGCGGGACGCAAGTCCCGGCACGATGGCGGCTGTTCGTGTGCGGCATCGCCTTGCTCGCGAGCTGCCTGATCGCGGCCACCGCCAGCGGCTGGGCGCCCCGTCTCCCAATGCTGTTTTCCTCCGAGCTGACGCCGGATCCCGACACCAAGCTGCCGGCGCCGACCCGTTACAGCTACCGCGGCATCCACACCACCGTCGTGCGGGGCGTTGAGACGCCGCTTCGCACGAGGCTTGAAGCGACGGTGCCCGCCGAGCTCGGCAACGTGCTCGCCTTCTACCGCACCGAGCTCGGAAAGCTCGGCTGGCAGGAGCAGCATGATGGCGCAGTGGTCTCCGCCGATCACGTCCAGCTTGCCTTCGTCTCCCCGGTCGGCCCCGGCATGCTGGCGCTCGATCGCAAGGATTCGGGCACCACGGTCGATCTGGTGCAGAAGAACGCATCCGTCGCGACCGACGCCAACGTCATGCCCGAGCCCGGCCAGGCGAAGCTGGTGTTCTCCAATATCAGCGAGACCGAAGCCACGCTCACCATCAATGACCGGACCATCACGCGCGCCGCGGGCACCCATGCGGTGTCGCTGGACCTGCAGCCCGGCAAATATGCCTACGAGGTGGACGTGCCGGGTCATCCAGCCATCGCCCACGTCCTCGACTTTGCCGCCGGTGACACCTGGGAGCTCACGATCGGGCGCGACGGAGAAGCCTGGTCGCCGCTCCTGCTGTACTGAGCGCCTTTGAACCTCCCGAGTTCCATCAGCGACTAGTCGTCTGAGGCGCGAATCCGGGAGTTTTGCCGATGTCGATGATCAAACGCGGGACGCAAGCCCCGGCGCACGGGCTGCTGCTCGCCTGCGGCCTGTTGCTGATGGCGAGCGCCGCAGGCGCGACGCAATTCGACGCCGGCTATATCGACCCTCACACGGTGCCGATGCTGCCAGGCGCGATCCAGGACACCTCCGATCCCTCCCGGGTGCAATATGGTGTGCCGACCGCGGTCGCGGTGACATCGGCCGCCGTGAAGAAAATGCTCATCGCCGAGGGCTGGGTGCCCTACATCCGCCCGCTCGACGAGACCAACAGCAATTTCGTCTTCAAGAAGGGACGGCAGGGACTGTCCGTCTTCTTCACGGAGGGCCTCAGCCGACCCGACCAGTCGTCGGTCTCCTACCGTCCAACCCGCATCTATGCGAATGTCCCGTTCCCCGACGGCGCAATCGATCTCGTGTTCGACGAGACGCGGCCCTATCTCGGCTGCATCGCGCCCAGCGCCCTCGACGCGACGGCGGATTTCTATGCGAAAGAAATGGCCGCGATCGGCTGGCGCAAGCTCACGCCTGAGACGGCGACAAGCTGGCCGAACGCGGACCTGACCGCGTCAGTTCCGAACGGCGTGCGTGCGTTCTACGGCCATGACGATGACGAGAGCAGCGGCTTCTACAAGCAGAAGCCGGTGATGCTGACGCTGACCCGTCGCGACGACGGGCGCACCAATGTCGACATCAGGATCGCGCCGTTCGCGCTGCCCACTGATCTGGAGGCGGGCGATGCGGCCGGCCTGCCGGAGCCGAAGCCATTCAAATCATCCTCGGGCAGGGGCAACGCCCGAACATCAACGCGCGAGCTGATCGTCGCGGCCCTTGCCGACCTGCCCGCAGTGGAGGCCTTCTACCATCGCGAATTTGCAAGCCGGGGCTGGACGGAAGAGGGAAATGCACCGCTCGCCCCCGGCGACGAGATCGCACTGAAATTCTCCTCGCCGGAAGAGAATGGCGTGCTGCATCTTGGCCGCAAATACGATTTCACCATGGTCCATCTGATCGCACAGGTGAAAGAGAGCGTGCTCGCCGCCCGCGCCAAGGCGAAGAAGGACGCCGACGACCAATTCATGAAGGACGCCGAGGCGATGACGAAGCAGGTCCTCGCCGAGGACGCTATCAGGCGCAAGGCGCAGGCCGCCGCGCTGTCCGATGCCCCGCTGCAGGCGCTCGCCGGCAGCAACGCGCCGCTGCCGGTGCCCGAGACCGCACAGGAGGTGGAGTCCGGCAACGGCCGGCTCGAATTCAACTCGACATCGAGCGTGAAGGCGCTGGCCGCCTTCTACCGCGCCTCAATGAAGCCCGCCGGCTGGAAGGAGCAGCCCTCCGTCATCAACCAGCCCAACATGGCGGTGTTGGAATTTTCCAAGGCCGGCAAGTCGATCTCGATGACCTTGATGCAAATGGGCCCGAAGGTGAACGTCAGCGCCAACGGATCCGGCCTGAGGATTGCTGCCGCCAAGCCTGCCTCGCCCAGCCAGCCGGCGAGCAATGATCCTGCTGCAACGCAAGCCAAGGCATCCGCCCCGCTGGAAGCGGATCCGGACTCTGTGCTGCCCGTGCCGAAGCAGCACAGCTCGACCGGGCTTGGCACGGCAAAGCTGCCCGGCATCGAGGTGCCGTTCCGCCGCGAGCTCGAAGCCAGCGTGCCGGCCGAGCTCGGCGAGGTGCTCGCCTTCTATCGCAGCGAGCTGACAAGGCTCGGCTGGCAGGAGAAGCCTGAGGGCGCAGTCACGACCGCTGATCGCGTGCAGCTCGCCTTCGCCTCGCCGCAGGGGCCGGCCGTGTTGAAGCTCGGCCGCGCCAACGGCGAGACGTCGGTCAATCTGGTGCAGAAGAACCCTGAAGCCGCGACCAAAGCGGACATCATGCCCAAGCCGGGTCGGGCCAAGCTGCTGCTTGGCAATATGGGTAACCAGGACGCCGTGCTCACCATCAACAAGCAGACCGTCAAGGTTGCGGCCGGCGCCAGTGGCCCGCAATCGCCGAAAGGTCCGATGCTCGATCTGCCGCCCGGCAAGTATCAATACACGCTGAAAGTCGCGGGGCAGTCGGGGCGCAACGCAACGATCGAGCTCGTCGCGGGCGATGCCTGGGGCCTGATGGTGGGTCCGACCGGCGAGGTGCTGCCGCTGCAGATGTATTGATCGTAGCCCTTGCCTGGATCGGCCGGGTTGAACCTGGCCGATCCGTAGCGCGACTAGTCGTCGAGAGACGGCGGCGACGGCGTCGCAGCCGGTGCATCGCGCGAAAATCGCGACGCACGACATCCCTGGAGAGTGGGCATGACGACGGTAAGGCGCGGGACGAAGGTCCCCGCAAGATGGCTACTGGCATGCGGCCTCGCCCTTCTTGCAGGCTGCTCGCAGGAGCCGCTGACTGCCGCAGATCCCCACGCCGACATGCCGGTGCCGACGCGAGCCAGCCACTCAAGCTTCAGCACCTCGCGCGCGTCCGGCGTCGAAACCCCTTTCCGGGTCGAGCTCAAAGCCCAGGTGCCCGCAGAACTCAACGACGTCCTGGCCTTTTACCGCACAGAGCTCGGAAAGCGCGGCTGGCAGGAAAAGCCGGAAGGCACGATGGTCGCCGCCGATCGCGCGCTGCTCGTCTTCGCTTCCCCGAAGGGACCGGGCACGCTGACGCTCGACCGCGCCAAGGGCGAAACCACGGTCGACCTGGTGCAGCGAAATACCGAGGTCGCGGCCAAGGCCAACTTCCTGCCGACGGCAGGACAAGCCCGGCTGATCTTCGGCTATCTCAGGCCGAACGTGGCTTCGCTTATCATCAATGATCAAACCATTGAGATCGCTGGTGGCGAAAATCATCCCCAAACGCTGGATCTGCCGCCGGGCACATATCGCTACGAGCTGCGCGCATTTGGCCTTCTGCTGCGCGCCGATACCGTCACCCTGGCCGCAGGGGAGGCCTGGGACCTCAGCGACGACAAGAAGCCGTCCCAGATCTACTGAGGCTGCGCTCCCAGCTTCTGCGCACCGTCATGGCCGGGCATGACGACGACCAGTGAACCCCGCCCTGGACGCCCCTGCGCCCCCCGCAAAATCCACGCCTTTGAGGGCTAAAAACGAAGTCTCGAATCGGGCTTTTCGCCAGCCTCGGAATCGGCCTTCGAATGCCTTGAAATCAGGGCCAAAAACCCCATCTACTCAAAGGGTTGCCGGAAGATAGTTTGCGCTAGGCGCAAGCCCTCTTTCGTGGCACAAATAGCTTCCAAATCGGCGCCTTTTGCGCGGCTGATTCGGGCGACATTTCGAAGGCCTCTCATGACAGAACCTGCTCGGCAGCAAGCTGCCGAAAACGAGCCCTCCACCGCGAGCGAATACGGCGCGGAATCGATCCGCGTGCTCAAGGGGCTCGATGCCGTCCGCAAGCGCCCCGGCATGTATATCGGCGACACCGATGATGGCTCGGGCCTGCATCACATGGTGTACGAGGTCGTCGACAACGCCATCGACGAAGCGCTGGCGGGCCACGCCACGCGCGTCGACGTCGTGCTCAATGCCGACAATTCCGTCACCGTGCGCGACGACGGCCGCGGCATTCCTGTCGACATCCACAAGGGCGAAGGCATCTCGGCGGCCGAGGTCATCATGACCCAGCTGCACGCCGGCGGTAAGTTCGACCAGAACTCCTACAAGGTCTCCGGCGGCCTGCACGGCGTCGGCGTCTCCGTCGTCAACGCGCTGTCGAGCAAGCTCGGCCTGCGCATCTGGCGCGACGACAAGGAACATTACATCGAGTTCGCCCATGGCGATGCGGTCGCACCGCTCAAGGTGGTCGGCGATGCGCCGGGCCGGCGCGGCACCGAGGTGACGTTCCTGGC
Coding sequences within it:
- the dnaA gene encoding chromosomal replication initiator protein DnaA, which encodes MTNSEQDRWSRVKNRLRSNVGEDVYTSWFARMDLEGVQEESVRLSVPTRFLKSWIQAHYAERVLSCWQAEMPEVHRIDLTVRSAVRPVVQPKEAPAPVEARRAPAPELRSTATAPVSANHDALGGSPLDPRLTFASFVVGRSNTLAHAAARQVAEGRRGDPVMFNPLYIHAGVGLGKTHLLQAVTWAGNSGNERKVLYLTAEKFMYGFVAALKTQTALAFKEALRGIDVLVIDDLQFLQGKSTQAEFCHTLNALIDAGRQVVIAADRPPSDLESLDDRVRSRLAGGLVVEMGSLGEELRHGILKSRVAAARTHHATFDVPEEVLHYLARAITHNGRDLEGAINRLLAHSKLNNQPVTLEMAEREVRDLIRPSEPKRIKIEDIQRVVARQYNVSRSDLLSSRRTANVVRPRQVAMYLAKTLTLRSLPEIGRRFGGRDHTTVLHAVRKIEALVSKDNALSEEVESLKRQLQE
- the recF gene encoding DNA replication/repair protein RecF; translated protein: MTPSRIHRLTLTHFRNYRAAGLETAADMVALVGPNGAGKTNCIEAISFLSPGRGLRRATLEDVADNQGDGSWAVSAQVEGALGLATLGTGIEPPRADAAVSRRCRIDREPVNSAASFGDHIRMVWLTPAMDGLFMGAASERRRFFDRLVLAIDSEHSSRINALERSLRSRNRLLETRNYDDHWCDAIERETAELAVAVAATRGQTAARLTGMLNARAQASAFPSAQIALDGWMENALLEETATSVEDRYRQILRDNRPRDAIAGRTTDGPHLTDLQVVYAPKSMPARDASTGEQKALLIGLVLAHATLVAEMTGIVPLLLLDEVVAHLDPNRRAALFDELRKLGAQVWLTGADPAAFAEIGAGGEVFDVESGRVSARR
- the dnaN gene encoding DNA polymerase III subunit beta, with the protein product MKVTVERAQLLKSLGHVHRVVERRNTIPILGNVLVRAENAKLSLKATDLDLEVTETLPAETATAGSTTVPAHMFYDIVRKLPDGSQIVLEADGDRAVLAIRAGRSRFTLQTLPENDFPDLAAGDLSHSFNLAAKDVKRLIDRTQFAISTEETRYYLNGIYLHAAGTAKAATLRGVATDGHRLAQLDLVQPKGAEGMPGVIVPRKTVGEVQRLIEDTDAEMTIELSQAKIRFTIGNVVLTSKLIDGTFPDYGRVIPQGNDKELVVDKKDFENAVDRVSTISSERGRAVKLSLSAGKLVLSVTNPDSGSATEELEVEYASDALDIGFNSRYLLDIAAQIEGDVAVLKLADPGSPTLVQDKDDKSALYVLMPMRV